ATGCATTTTATTCGACCATCCTCACTGGTTAGTGATTCAGTGGAAGGGTGAACTGGAGAATTGTCCAGAAGTAACAAGGCCCTGACATCCTCCTCATGGAATCTTAGAACATTAACTTGAAAGTGCTTGACCTCAGGAACAAAGTTTTGAAAAAACCATTCTGAAAACGATTCTCTGGTGAACCAAACATCTTTACTAGGTTTGTATATCACAGGTAATGTACATGTGTCCTCTTTTACACTTCTGGGCAGCTTTGATTTTCCAATAATGATTGACTTTAACTTATGAGTACCATCTGCATTTGCACATAAAAGAGCAGACAattgttctttgtttattttcctccctGGCAGGCAGATATCTTTTCTGCTTGCCTGAGTATTTTCTGGCATTGACTTCCAAAAGAGGTCAGTCTCATCCCCACTGTACAGCTGAGCAAGACACAGTTTCTCCTCTTTGATAAGCATGGACAGTTTTTGTCGAAACGGCTCAACATTTTCTGAAGCTGAACGTAGGACTTGTTCCCCACATGCTTTTCGGTTCCCAATTGCATGCCTATTTCGAAATCTAAAAAGCCAACCAGTGCTAGCTTTGAAGTCTGTTCGCCCAAAACACTGTGCAAATCTCTCGGCAGCAGCCTGAAGCTCCACGCCTCTCACAGGGACACCAGCTGAGCGTTTCTGTTGGTACCACATGTAGACTGCGTCATCCACGTCACCATATTTGGCTCctgttgttctctttctcttctcagcCCCTACTAATGGCATGTCCTGCTTCAGTACAAAGTCCAAAATcaatttcttgttctttttaatgtcaTAAAATGTTGATTTACTGATTCCAAATTCATCCATTACACTTTTAAGAGATCGTCCCGCTTCAATCCTACTTAGAACCTTCATTTTCTCCTCCAAATTCAGTGTTGTATATTTCCCTCTCTTATTCATACTGAATTTGGTTTCAGGCAATCAACAGGggtaaaaaggaaaaagcattactgaattggaaaaaaaaaattaaaaatgaaacaactccccatccccccaactAACACAACGCCCCCCAGAAGGCATAGGAATTTATACTGAAGGGTAATGGGCTAAAAAGGATAAGGGCTCATGATTGAAGTGCTAGTCTAGCAGTAAAGGTCTGAACTCGGAAAGTTGCCACTGCAAGGTCCAGTCTAGTTGTTGCTCCTGCAAGACATGGATGGTCAGTCTTCAGAACCCCCCTTCTGAAcgctttttcttctctcccttgaCAGATGCAGCAGCACCAGTCAGGAATAACAGGAATGCCTGCATATTCTCCCTAACTGAATACAGGAAAAGACACaaaaggaagagaggaggtgAGACGTGCTCACAAGAGGGACAGACTCAGGTAAGATAAATCTCAATAAAAAGTGGTGCTTCACAAGGGAGTGTGAAAGCCTTAAAGGCAAGGACAGAATAATATTGTGTAACAGAGATGCAGTGTGGCTTCTCCTCTTCCAAAACAAGCTGATTTTACCTCACTGCCAGAAAGGAAAACGGTGCTCATATTGCTCTGCATCTGGTGTTCACTGGGCAGCAGTCCATCCACCTGGATAAATACTCCAAGCTACCCTGACAGTGGGATGTCTAGAGAGTTGGAATTCGGGAACAGTTGTATCTTTCGGTGAAGAAGGAAGTTAGTAGGTTCTGTTGTCCATATGAATGAAATTCAACTTTTACTGCATTCAATACAGCATTCTCAAAGACTAAGCTTTAACTTGAGTGTTTCTTATGTTTACCAAGGTAATCTGTAAgtatataaataatgtatttgttACTGGCACTTTTCCACTCTCAGATCTTCTTCCTTGTGTAAATCTGGTGTATTCTCAAGTGTTATTTTCCACTGAACTGTTCCATATTTGGGATATTATCAAGTTTCAGAATCATGGCAATTCTTAGAGATGAGTCcaagttttataaaaattttacagtagttaaaaaagtattaaaaagatCTGTCCTTGTGattgttttcctaaatttacaCTTAGTGTTAAGTAACATACTTTGTATATTTGAGACTTTATCTGATTTCTCTTCATTATAGATTTTACTTAATTTGACCTAAGACTCAATTTTTCCATTGCTTGAAGAAATTTTGAAGGTTTCTCTATTGGTGATTCTGATCACTTGTTTCCCATAAGTCCTTCTGTTGGCAAACTCTTCTATAGCTCTTTGCCCTCAAATATTCCTTTCAAGTCCTCCTGGTGCCACCCAGTGCCACTCCATGTCTGTAGAAATGTCCTACTCTAGATTAATTTCATGGTTCTCATTCCAGATATACAACCTCATGGGAAGTAACAAAAACTGCCACTTTTATCCATTCCAGGTgctatgaagaaagaaaagtatgtcagagaaatgagaaaaatggtatttcagttatttttcctctcctttagGGCAGAGCCCGACTGACTTTCATTCATTTCTCAACTACACAGAATTCTCAAAAGCCTCTCACCTAGAAACCCAGAAGGGTCCAGGCCATTAGTTTTCCTCTAACATTTGTTGCAAGAAATGTCAACTGCTTTACAGAGTACTAAGAGGATCATGAAAGTACGATAGTTAATAGGGTATAGAGCCAATGACAGGCTAGGATCAAGCAACCTTCTAAAAGAGGCAGCTCTAACTAAGGCAATtactattataaatggaaaaaggaaagagaaagtgttTGTTTGTTAGCCAGTAGCAGCACCATTAAAGCAGCCAGTCACCCAGCAAAACCATTCAGCCCACTATGGCAGTTGTGTGGTATCTCAAAATAAACTGCATGTGTTTGCTTTCATTGCTTTCCAGCTGGACATTCATTATTTCTCAAACTGTGCCCAGGCAGGGAAAGGTGAAATCAAAAGGAAAGACTCAGGGGACCTTTGTGGGCTCCACAGCAAGGGTAAGGAACTATGGCACCAAACTTTAAATGATGACAATCATCAGTGACCCTCATTCACAATTCACCATTTTGTGCcttgcttcctcttcttcctttcataGGGTCTCTTTTCCCACTTTCTTCTCCCCTTGTTCACTAACCAGCTCCCTACCTATGTTATGAATCAGGCCTGCCAATTCACGGGCACCGCTGGCAGAACCCCATTTATTCAGTTCAAGTTCCAATTATATGCTCAGCCTTGGTCCAGATGATGAGGATCTCAATGCTAAGAGCTTTACTGCCCACTGGTTCTGACTGGAAGcagtagttactttttttttttgtatcacaTATAATTCTTTATTCCTGCAtagtctaatttttatttttatttatttgtttttaacatctttattggagtataattgctttacaatggtgtgttagtttctgctttataacaaagtgaattagctatacatatacatatatccccatatctcttccctcttgtgtctccctcccaccctccctatcccacccctctaggtgatcacaaagcaccaagctgatctcccttctccctgtgctatgcactgcttcccactagctatctattttacatttggtagtttatataagtccatgccactctctcacttcatcctagcttacccttccccctacccgtgtcctcaagtccattctctacgtctttattcctgtcctgcccgtaggttcttcagaaccattgctttttttttttagattccatatatatgtgttagcatacggtatttgtttttctctttctgacttacttcactctgtatgacagactctaggtccatccacctcactacaaataactcaatttcgtttctttttatggctgagtaatattccatgggatatatgtgccacatcttctttatccattcatctgtcgatggacacttaggttgtggaAGCAGTAGTTACTTTTGAAGAAACTAAGTCCCAACATGAGATTCTAAGAAAATGAACCTGCTTTGAAATATATTCAAGCGACTTAggcagatgcttttttttttttttggctgcgctgcacagcttgcgggatcttagttccccagccagggacagAACcggtgccccctgaagtggaagcacagagccctaatcactggaccgccagggaattcccgtcaGATGCTTATTATTATCACCTCTGCTTAATCCTTTTCTCCCCCTCAAAAAGGATCAAGATCTATGCCTCAGAGGAGTGTAACACCAGTCTAcctaaaagcaaaaatagcatAATGACCTGGTAATGGTCTTCCATTTTTGTTCCCACCTTAAACTCAGCTCCAGATGAACTGCCCTGGAAAGAAGCTCCCTCAAAAACCCTCAAATGATgttctttatttactttattaaatGCAATCTCTTCACTTCTATTCCAAGCGCTCCATAGTAGATCCACAAGAACTTATTTTCTAACTCTAACTCTTTCTCTAAATGTACCCGAATTACATTTAGTAAAAAAAAGTACTACAGATTTTCTCACTTGCTTATCTCTGAAGCTTTCAAGGCTTTGCTCTTACCttaccctctgcctggaatgtggcCCCACTCCCTGCTGCAGGCAAATCCCTCAaggatttttataattttccccaACCCCAAAATCGACTTTCATTTCCTTGGAATTCCCACGGCGTTCAGCTTATGTCTTACCCTTTCCTACCTTGTGTTGCTGATATTTGTGAAATTGCCTCAGTCCTTTCACCAGGTCCCTTGAATCAAAGGCTCTGTCCTATCGAATCTGTAACACTGGCTACACATAGTAGACTTAATAAATAATCCCTTGACTAGTATAGGCTGACACTATGAAAATACTGACAACTGGAAATATTGGAGGCCAACAACCGAAATACTCAGATTCTTATAAATATGATTCAgttaatatttatggaatgcctACCTTACCCAGGCAACTCTACCAGACACTAtaggacaagatgaaaagaaggtTCCCATGCTCCAGGGAGCACGCTGTGGTGGAAAAAGCAGAAGACAGGACAAAGGGGCCCTAAATTCCACTGGAGGACCTGCCACTGGTGAATTATGTGACCTCGATCAAGTCACTCCTTAGCTCTCAATTCTCTGTCAAGGAGATCTACAAAAGGAACCTATTTCACAAGTAAAAACCTACCTCACAAGAAAAAACAGAATCGTGTGTGCACGCACAGCCCAGAAATGAGTACACACTCCTGAGGGGCCGTCGATCCTGACCGGGACAAAACGGCCTCCTACTGTAGGAGGCTGCGACAAGGCCCTGGCCGGCAGCTCGGGCACGGCCGGCTGAGCCGCGGTAAGGTCGGGCGCCCAGCGCACGGAAGGGAACGGTGACCCTCAGGGCGGGGCCCGGGTAACCAGGCTCCGCCGGCAGCCCGAACACGACACAGGAACGACCTGGACGCACGCGCCCCACAGAGCTGGGACGCGAGACGGCGACACAAGGGCGCCAAGCCGCGCGCAGGGCCCTCTAGGCTGGGCGGGCCTGGAGACTCGGTGGACTTAACTCTTTCTTGCCGCCAGGGCTGAACCCGGGCAGGAGGCCGGTCGCCCAGCGCGGCCTGGAGCGGCGGTGCTCACGGACCCAGCCGGGGCTGAGCGGGTCCTCCCCGGAAGCGCGTCACTTCTGCCTCCGGTTGGAGCGCGGGTCGCCGCGCAGGGAGGATTTCAGGTGGGGTAGGGGGGCCGGGTGGGTCTAAATAGTGCCCGGCCTGCGCTCCCAAACCCCGGGGCCTGGGGGGCCCGCCCCTGAGTGGCGCGTGGCGGGGAGCTGTCCTCCTTAGAGCGGTGGCCGGGCCGGCGGCGACTTGTGGTAGAGCCCCGGGAAGAGGTAGCGGCCTCCACGAAGCCAAGCCGTCCGAGGTAACCTAGAAGTGGCTTCCGCTTCGGCGCCGGCTCCGGAGCCCCCGAGAGACGCCGGCCGCTGCTCGGGGCCGCTGCACAGCGGCCGGTGGTGTTTCCGAGCCGGGCGACAGGACTGTCTGGGGCGAGGCCCGCCGTCAGGCTCGTGAGGCCGCTCTCTCCAAAGTTTGTGCGGGCGGCGCCCGGGGCCGCGCGGCGGGAGCCCGCTCGGACACTGCCCGCAGGCACAGTGCTCGCGGGCGCGCCAGGGCGGTCGTGTCCACTTTCCCGCCTCCGCCGGCGTTTCCTTTACTGGCTGATGTTACTGCGGGAGAAACGGGCGGTCCAGCCTCAGTCAGATCAGCTTCCTCTGATGCAAAAGCCTGGGAAgtgtccccagcacctcagaGTCATCGGGGGCCAGCCGTCTGTGAACATCGTGGCTTCCTGGGCAGAATTTCGGTGTCCTTTCTGCTGGATCACCTCAGGGAAAGTGAGCCTCACGAAGCTCTCCTCAGCCTCGCTTAGAGGTCTAAATGAGCCCTGGAGAAAGGTAGCAGCTGAATGTAATCATCACCAACTAACATGCTGTCCTTTTTTTCCAATTGACATTTGGATAAACATTTTGTGAACAAGGATCAGCTGTAATTTTTCCTAGGTCAAGTAACGAGAAGTTAGAAATACAGGTataggacttccctcgtggcacagtggttgggaatcagcctgccaatgcaggggacacagttctagCCCttgtccgggaggatcccacgtgcggcggagcagctaagcccatgggccacaactgctgagcctgcgctctggggcccgcgagccacaactactgaacccacgagccacaactactgaagccggagcgcctagagcctatgctccacaatgGGGCGTGGCCCCagtcgttgcaactagagaaagcccatgcgcagcagcgaagatccaacacaaccatacatacatacatacataaatacatacatacataaataagtgaatttggaaaggaaagaaaaattatacagGTATACATCTTCTGCATGGTGCTCTTTATATGTCTTGCAAAGAAATGCCAAGACAAATGTAGAGCAACTAGTTACTTAATTGGGGGATGCTTTTGAGAAGAATAAGTCTCCATTTTTCTGAATTACTTTTCTTCTACTCTGGTCTCATTGTTTCAGCTCTCCTGCCAGTTTTCACACAATGGAAAGGAGCACCTCAAATGGTCCAGGAAGTGAAggcttccatcttcccaaaaggaTAAAGGTCATAGAAGTTGTACCCTCTTACTGAAGACAGACTAGGACGATATGTTGAAATTTAAGAGAAACTCAGAATATTCTCCTGATCTTTCCTTTACAAGGAGAGGATGGCATAGGAAGTGCATCAATTAAATCTTTGGATAATCCCCAAACTCCTTGGAGCCAGTGGGTACTAGTTTTTTCACCCACCAacctttcctgattttttttttttttttaaggcaaagtgATTTATTGGCATTTGTCTTTAATAAGCTGTGCTGTATTCCGTTgaataatagaaagaaaaggagagaaacaagGGCCTGGcagtagatttttaaagttcatgtTTCTCTCATAATAAGTAACAAGTAGTAAAGTTCATGTGACTTTCTTACTGACATGCACTTTTTTCTGCCCTCAATGCCTTAGGAAGAAGAtccttttattgattttgttCCAGACCAGACTGGGCCTCAGTTGTCAGAGGTAGTGCTGGAGGTGTGTCCAGTACAGGAGCAGAATTGTTCCTCAAGAAGAATGATGACCATAGATCTGAAGGTGGCTGAGTACTTGAACCCTCAGATCAGGACTCGGTGGGAGACCAAGGGACCTGTGACAGGGAGCTCCAGTCAGCATAAGAAATATGCCCCCCAAACGGACAGTCTCAGTCCTGAGAGGTCTCACCAGCATTTCCGGAGCTTCCTCTATCATGAAGCAGCTGGACCCCGGGAGGCTGTTGACCAGCTTCTGGAATTATGCCGTCGGTGGCTGAGGCCAGAGATTCATTCAAAAGAGCAGATCTTGGAACTTGTGGTGCTAGAGCAGTTCCTGTCCATTCTGCCCAGGGACACCCAGACCTGCATAAAGAAGCACCATCTACAGAGCATCGAGGAGGCTGTGGTCCTGGTAGAACACTTGCAGAGGGAATCTGGTCAAATGAGGAATGGGGTGAGAAGAAAGATTCCTGTTGTGTACAGTGAAATAGGGTGATGGTGGATGTACTGGGGCAATtgagaaataaagtgaaatagGTAACTTCTGTTGTCCCTTTAGGACATGTAAAGCAGGATGCGAAAGCACAGATCCACAGCCATAGTCAGTGCATACGATTCAGAAATCCTGAGAGAGGCTTCCCTGGCCTTAGGGAGAGAGTTGCTTTTGGCCCTCTTTGGAGCCAGGGTGTGTTGAGGGTAATGAGCCTAGTCTGGCTTGGCGAAGGAGATGGGCCTCAAGttcttagaaacaaacaaaagacaataAGGAGTTGGAGAGGACGGTACAGATCCAAAAAAGGAGTAATTCTCAGAGACCGAAGGAGAGTGAAGATAcgaaagagagggagaaaccaAACAACAAGAGGAAGACTGCCCAGGAAGAGAAAAAGTAGAGAGGAAACAGGGAAAGAAAGATTTGGAAATCCCAACAGAGTAGCTGAGAGAAGAAAGAGCGTGAGGGATAGTGTCCTCTGTACCGTAGACAAGGGCCTCCACTGCCCCTCCCTCAGTGGTTGTTCCTTGGCTGTGCTGTGAGCGGGGATCCAGGGCATGCCCTTGGGCAGATGGCGGCAtaccagctggcttcacaggcCTGCTCAGAATACCGGGAGGGCACACGTTTTGTGTCAAAATCATTTGAGGATAAATGGGAGCCctgaccctcttttttttttttttttaatttacttttggcagcatcgggtcttccttgctgtgtgcaggctttctctagttgcggcgagcaggagctactcttcgttgcggtgcgcaggcttctcattgcggtagcttctcatgttgcggagcatgggctttaggcgcgtgggcttcagtagttgtggctcttgggctctagagcccaggctcagtagttgtggcgcacgggcttcgttgctctctggcatgtgggatcttcctggaccagggctcaaatccgtgtcccctgcattggcaggcggattcttaccactgcgccatcagggaaaccCAGAGCCCTGGCTCTTTCCTCCcacttttttctccatttcatcccaatcctctgtgagaCTCTTCCCTGCCCATGTGGAAAATATGGTTGACAGGACAACTTTTAAATTCAATTCCTTAATCTTTTGAGAGAGTTAGAGGACAGGAAACCACTAAGGCAAGAATCTAAGTTGGGAGAGAAAGTCTGTCAAGGCAGCATGAGAACAGGTGGCCTGTGCAACCCTGTTAGTGGTCTGAGCTGGGCTGGATGCAGAGGGTGGGGGCTGCTGTCTGGGAGGGCTGGCAGTAACCAcaccttttttcctcttctgccaATTTTCCTATATTTTGTGTATAGTTCTTGTGGAAAATTGGTGGTCCCGTATCTCTTTTAAGTCTCTGTGACATTTCCTTTAGTGTCTCCTTCCCACAGTTTGCACtctgctttttcctctctctcccaccaACTCCCAAACCAAAAGTAAGTTCCATGGTAACAAGGATGGGCATTATTTCTAGGTTGCAGACCATGAGCTGGGAAAGGAGGCAGTGCTCTTGGGAGAAACAGCAGAGGCCCTAGGCTTCAAGCTGAAGCCAGCAGATGCCCAGCAAGTGGGCATGTCCCAGGATGAAGAATTTTGGAATACACACCAGAGTCTACAAGAGCTGCTGATCAGGAATACCCACAAAGAAACTGAGCCTGTATGTGAGAGGGGTAAGGAGCTTCACGTTACTTTCCTTCTCCTGGGAGCTGCGATAGTAATTTGTTAAGCCAGAATGTTGTTACCACTCTCTTGCTTGCCCTGTGGATCTACTAATGCAGCCACGTTAGCAATTAGGATGCCCCCCAGGTTATGGTAGAGCAGACCAGGTGTGGGTGAAGGTGGGGATTGGCCTAAGATACAGAAATCTCCAAACCACAGAACCCTGGTAATAACACTGGGAACTCAGTTTTTTAGAAAAGTGGAGAGGGTCGAGCCCACCTTGTCCTCATAAAATACAGAAGGAATTGGGATCAGAAATGGGTTGTCAGTGGCGGAATGTGAAGAAAATTGTGTACCAGGAAAGAAGtaataaatgattaaaatctCCTACTGTATACTGGAGTCCCTGAGTACgtcattttcaaatatgtttaagCTTTGTCTAACTCTGAACAATTTGTGTcatgagaggaaaataaaaagggtttttccttttgttaattttgCTCATGAAAACTGGGGAATCTGTTTAGAGGCTGGTAGATACTTGGTTCTCATTAACAAGGAGAAGGCCATTTCTGGGCACCATACACTTGTAAAGGTGTCTCATCAATACTGAAAAACTCAAGGTCTTCTGTATTTTAGAAATGAGCCTAAGATATTCAGAAACAGAAGCGAGAGAGATTTCCTGTGGCTCTCCTTCACCCACAGCGGTGTCTGCTCACCGGATCCTAGCCTTTCCTGAGCAGACAAACACCAAAGACTGGACAGTGGCACCTGAGCTCATCTTGCCTGAGTCCCAGGTGAGCTGTGCTTTCCAGCTTTTTAGGGCTGCCTTTCCCTGCTGCCCTTGACCCGCGCTCCCCAGCAGGTGTTCAGAGCTGTTAGTCCAGATGTTCCCCAGGATTTGGGGCACTTGTTTGTTGATCCCTTgcctccttcctttctgccttctcactttttaaaaatcaaatgctgTTagttccttttgtgactggcttaccaTGCAGTTGATGGCTCAGAAGGTTGGGCTCCTTTTGAAGTGGCAAGTACTGAGCTAAAGCCCATTTTCTTCTCTAGAGCTTGTTGACATTTGAAGAAGTGGCCATGTATTTTTCCCAAGAAGAATGGGAGTTACTGGATCCTACTCAGAAGGCCCTCTACAATGATGTAATGCAAGAAAACTATGAGACTGTCATCTCTCTAGGTAAAGGTTCTCCCCTTCCCTTTGCATAGGAGTGGAGTAATCTGTCCTGTTGTTGGCATACTGAGAATGCACCCCTGTGAGAGAGTCTCTGTTCTAGTAGCTGACTGGTTCTCAACTAGATGGTGTAGGCAGGGAAAAGGTATATCCAGATCACCAGGGAGCTTTTTCCCAGTGCACATGATCATTCCTTATCCTAAATCTTGatccttcctgccttctttccCTCCAAATTGCTCTTCTCTTAACTTTCCCATCTCCACAAAGGACACCGCCATTCACCCAATATTTTAGCCCAGAAAACTTGGTCATCCTTTACACCGATCTTATCGTACCCCAGTAGTACTACTGCATCACTAGTCCTCTTGGCTCCACCTTCACCGTGTAGCCTGAGTCCAACCAAGTCTCAGCCTGCTGTGCTTTAGCATCGTGGTGTAAGCCAGCGGCATCTCTAACAAGGTCCACCTCAGTACTTTCTATCTGGCACCCCCTGCCACCATTCCTCCCCTCCCGCAGGCTGTTTTCCGCAGAGCACAGccagaatcttttaaaaactggatCATATCAGGACATTTCTCTGCATCAAAACCTTACTGTGACTTTTCACACATTCAGAATGAATCCAAACTCCTTGTAGAGGCACCCAGGACCCCCCAAGTTCTGGCCCCTCCTCACCTTCCTGCCCTCATCTCCTGCCACTCCTGCCCTGCTCAGTCCTCTTTAGCCACACTGGTCttcttgctgtttctttttttttttaatatataaatttatttatttatttatttattttattttggctgtgttgggtcttcattgctgcatgcaggctttctctagttgctgcgagcaggggctactcttcgctgcagcgcgtgggcttctcattgcggtggcttctcgttgcggagcacgggctctagggccgcgggcttcagtagttgtggcgcatgggctcagtagttgtggctcgcaggctctagagcacaggctcagtagttgtggcgcatgggcttagttgctccatggcatgtcggatcttcctgaaccagagctcaaacccatgtcccctgcattggcaggtggattctttttttttttttttaaaggaactcctttatttatttatttatttatttatggctgttgggtcttcgtttctgtgcaagggctttctctagttgcggcaagtgggggccactcttcattgcggtgcgcgggcctctcactatcgcggcctctcttgtagcggagcacaggctccagacgcgcaggctcagtagttgtggctcacgggcctagttgctccgcggcatgtgggatcttcccagaccagggcttgaacccgtgtcccctgcattggcaggcagattctcaaccactgcgccaccagggaagcccggcagggggattcttaaccactgcgc
This DNA window, taken from Balaenoptera ricei isolate mBalRic1 chromosome 15, mBalRic1.hap2, whole genome shotgun sequence, encodes the following:
- the TIGD7 gene encoding tigger transposable element-derived protein 7; this encodes MNKRGKYTTLNLEEKMKVLSRIEAGRSLKSVMDEFGISKSTFYDIKKNKKLILDFVLKQDMPLVGAEKRKRTTGAKYGDVDDAVYMWYQQKRSAGVPVRGVELQAAAERFAQCFGRTDFKASTGWLFRFRNRHAIGNRKACGEQVLRSASENVEPFRQKLSMLIKEEKLCLAQLYSGDETDLFWKSMPENTQASRKDICLPGRKINKEQLSALLCANADGTHKLKSIIIGKSKLPRSVKEDTCTLPVIYKPSKDVWFTRESFSEWFFQNFVPEVKHFQVNVLRFHEEDVRALLLLDNSPVHPSTESLTSEDGRIKCMFFPHDTSTLIQPMNQGVILSCKRLYRWKQLEESLVIFEESDDEQDKGEKGVSKIKIYNIKSAIFNWAKSWDEVKQITIANAWENLLYKKEPEYDLQGLEDGDYREILEKCGELETKLDDDRVWLNGDEEEKGSPLKTKGGITKEVVQKAGAEEQTAEFKLSAVRKSLDYLLDFVDATPEFQRFHFTLKEMQQEIIKKQFQSRIHSRIGSFLKRRPHNIKDSFNMPSTSGCSN
- the LOC132348498 gene encoding zinc finger protein 75D-like isoform X1, giving the protein MLLREKRAVQPQSDQLPLMQKPGKCPQHLRVIGGQPSVNIVASWAEFRCPFCWITSGKVSLTKLSSASLRGLNEPWRKEEDPFIDFVPDQTGPQLSEVVLEVCPVQEQNCSSRRMMTIDLKVAEYLNPQIRTRWETKGPVTGSSSQHKKYAPQTDSLSPERSHQHFRSFLYHEAAGPREAVDQLLELCRRWLRPEIHSKEQILELVVLEQFLSILPRDTQTCIKKHHLQSIEEAVVLVEHLQRESGQMRNGVADHELGKEAVLLGETAEALGFKLKPADAQQVGMSQDEEFWNTHQSLQELLIRNTHKETEPVCEREMSLRYSETEAREISCGSPSPTAVSAHRILAFPEQTNTKDWTVAPELILPESQSLLTFEEVAMYFSQEEWELLDPTQKALYNDVMQENYETVISLELSLGCSKTEGREISSHSSTAVPAHQILAFPEQTNAKDWTVAPELVLPESQSLLTFEEVAMYFSKEEWELLDPTQKALYNDVMQENYETVISLALFVLPKPKVISCLEQGEEPWVQRSLGFKDNSGELPTAGLKLKNDTENLQPLCLSDLEIQAPVDIASKKARLKVPQKTMGKENHGDVHRVGKWHRDFPVKKKKKLSTWKQELLKLMDLHKKERAGEKPFKCQECGKSFRVSSDLIKHQRIHTEEKPYKCQQCDKRFRWSSDLNKHLTTHQGIKPYKCSWCGKSFSQNTNLHTHQRTHTGEKPFTCHECGKKFSQNSHLIKHRRTHTGEQPYTCSTCRRNFSRRSSLLRHQKLHQ
- the LOC132348498 gene encoding zinc finger protein 75D-like isoform X2; this translates as MLLREKRAVQPQSDQLPLMQKPGKCPQHLRVIGGQPSVNIVASWAEFRCPFCWITSGKVSLTKLSSASLRGLNEPWRKEEDPFIDFVPDQTGPQLSEVVLEVCPVQEQNCSSRRMMTIDLKVAEYLNPQIRTRWETKGPVTGSSSQHKKYAPQTDSLSPERSHQHFRSFLYHEAAGPREAVDQLLELCRRWLRPEIHSKEQILELVVLEQFLSILPRDTQTCIKKHHLQSIEEAVVLVEHLQRESGQMRNGVADHELGKEAVLLGETAEALGFKLKPADAQQVGMSQDEEFWNTHQSLQELLIRNTHKETEPVCEREMSLRYSETEAREISCGSPSPTAVSAHRILAFPEQTNTKDWTVAPELILPESQSLLTFEEVAMYFSQEEWELLDPTQKALYNDVMQENYETVISLELSLGCSKTEGREISSHSSTAVPAHQILAFPEQTNAKDWTVAPELVLPESQSLLTFEEVAMYFSKEEWELLDPTQKALYNDVMQENYETVISLALFVLPKPKVISCLEQGEEPWVQRSLGFKDNSGELPTGLKLKNDTENLQPLCLSDLEIQAPVDIASKKARLKVPQKTMGKENHGDVHRVGKWHRDFPVKKKKKLSTWKQELLKLMDLHKKERAGEKPFKCQECGKSFRVSSDLIKHQRIHTEEKPYKCQQCDKRFRWSSDLNKHLTTHQGIKPYKCSWCGKSFSQNTNLHTHQRTHTGEKPFTCHECGKKFSQNSHLIKHRRTHTGEQPYTCSTCRRNFSRRSSLLRHQKLHQ